In Aegilops tauschii subsp. strangulata cultivar AL8/78 chromosome 3, Aet v6.0, whole genome shotgun sequence, one genomic interval encodes:
- the LOC109770238 gene encoding receptor-like protein kinase ANXUR1 — MDMAGLLALLVAAGAAVAADAKPYSPADSILLNCGSTADGLDADGRKWLADTNNNMWLGDSGKSSLMAAADELDSSLPSTIPYMTARVFTVDTVYNFTVNPKDRHWLRLHFYPSSYNGIAPEDFRFSVSTSTGLTLLHNFSVWVTTKALTQAYIVREFSLPRTPAGFIAVTFTPTPMPNVTYAYINGLELISMPDIFEDPAIMVGFADQTVDIATSSFQTMYRFNIGGGYIPPSNDSGLARSWFDDTPYVFGVMQGISYTAGPRFHVKYPTEASEYAAPVEVYLGTRSMGSDPRVNQNYNLTWTMEVDGNFTYVVRLHFCELLLNRPNQRAFDIYINNKTAQSDADVIEMTSERGVPVYKDFAVHMADDPGDEVMWVAMHPSVALRPQFYDAILNGLEVFKLNDTAGNLAAPDPVPSKMLAEAELGNSEKDRSKKSKDQANLATVIGGTAGGAAAVGIVAAICVVVYHNKKNRELTGSDSHNSGWLPMYHSTTSGKSSGHLAANLAGMCRHFSIAEIKTATKNFSESLVIGVGGFGKVYRGVVDGDTKVAIKRSNPSSEQGALEFQTEIEMLSKLRHRHLVSLIGFCEESNEMVLVYDYMEHGTLREHLYNKGSNPPLSWRHRLDICIGAARGLHYLHTGAKYTIIHRDVKTTNILVDENWVAKVSDFGLSKSGSSTVNQAHVSTMVKGSFGYLDPEYFRRQQLTDKSDVYSFGVVLFEVLMARPALSPQLPREQVSLADYALSCQRKGTLRDVVDPTIKDQIAPECLIKFAETAEKCLADQGLERPSMGDVLWNLEFAMQLQDAFDGASGRRQAQDDGSGSGRPVLEPSNSYGSTASVTTIGTSSTSRAHDACVVIEEDDDDITNRAAFSQLVQPTGR, encoded by the coding sequence ATGGACATGGCTGGGCTGCTCGCGCTTCTCGTCGCGGCAGGGGCCGCGGTTGCGGCGGACGCCAAGCCGTACAGCCCGGCGGACTCCATCCTGCTCAACTGCGGCTCCACGGCGGACGGCCTTGACGCGGACGGGCGCAAGTGGCTGGCGGACACCAACAACAACATGTGGCTGGGCGACTCCGGCAAGTCGTCCCtgatggcggcggcggacgaGCTGGACTCGTCGCTGCCGTCGACGATCCCCTACATGACGGCGCGCGTCTTCACGGTGGACACGGTGTACAACTTCACGGTGAACCCCAAGGACCGGCACTGGCTCCGCCTCCACTTCTACCCGTCCTCCTACAACGGGATCGCGCCCGAGGACTTCCGCTTCTCCGTCTCCACCTCCACCGGCCTCACCCTCCTCCACAACTTCAGCGTCTGGGTCACCACCAAGGCGCTCACCCAGGCCTACATCGTCCGGGAGTTCTCGCTCCCGCGGACGCCCGCGGGGTTCATCGCCGTCACCTTCACCCCCACGCCCATGCCCAACGTCACCTACGCCTACATCAACGGCCTGGAGCTCATCTCCATGCCCGACATCTTCGAGGACCCCGCCATCATGGTGGGCTTCGCCGACCAGACCGTCGACATCGCCACCTCCTCCTTCCAGACCATGTACCGCTTCAACATCGGCGGCGGTTACATCCCGCCGTCCAACGACTCCGGCCTCGCCCGCTCCTGGTTCGACGACACGCCCTACGTCTTCGGCGTCATGCAGGGGATCAGCTACACGGCCGGCCCCCGGTTCCACGTCAAGTACCCCACCGAGGCGTCCGAGTACGCCGCCCCCGTCGAGGTCTACCTCGGCACCCGCTCCATGGGCTCCGACCCGCGCGTCAACCAGAACTACAACCTCACCTGGACCATGGAGGTGGACGGCAACTTCACCTACGTCGTCCGCCTCCACTTCTGCGAGCTCCTGCTCAACAGGCCCAACCAGCGCGCCTTCGACATCTACATCAACAACAAGACGGCGCAGTCGGACGCCGACGTCATCGAGATGACGTCCGAGCGTGGCGTGCCGGTGTACAAGGACTTCGCCGTGCACATGGCCGACGACCCCGGGGATGAGGTCATGTGGGTGGCCATGCACCCGTCcgtggcgctcaggccccagtTCTACGACGCCATCCTCAACGGCCTCGAGGTCTTCAAGCTCAACGACACCGCCGGCAACCTGGCCGCGCCGGATCCCGTGCCGTCCAAGATGCTCGCGGAGGCGGAGCTGGGTAACAGTGAGAAGGACAGGTCCAAGAAATCCAAGGACCAGGCAAACCTTGCGACGGTGATAGGTGGCACGGCGGGCGGCGCCGCTGCGGTGGGGATCGTCGCGGCCATCTGCGTGGTGGTCTACCACAACAAGAAGAACAGGGAGCTCACCGGCAGCGACTCGCACAACTCCGGCTGGCTGCCGATGTACCACTCTACAACCAGCGGCAAGTCGTCCGGCCACCTCGCGGCGAACCTGGCGGGCATGTGCCGCCACTTCTCCATCGCGGAGATAAAGACGGCGACCAAGAACTTCAGCGAGTCGCTGGTGATCGGCGTGGGCGGGTTCGGGAAGGTGTACCGAGGCGTGGTGGACGGCGACACCAAGGTGGCAATCAAGCGGTCGAACCCGTCGTCGGAGCAGGGCGCGCTGGAGTTCCAGACGGAGATCGAGATGCTGTCCAAGCTGCGGCACCGGCACCTCGTCTCCCTCATCGGCTTCTGCGAGGAGAGCAACGAGATGGTCCTCGTCTACGACTACATGGAGCACGGCACGCTGCGGGAGCACCTCTACAACAAGGGCAGCAACCCGCCGCTGTCGTGGCGGCACCGCCTCGACATCTGCATCGGCGCCGCGCGTGGTTTGCACTACCTCCACACGGGCGCCAAGTACACCATCATCCACCGCGACGTCAAGACCACCAACATCCTCGTGGACGAGAACTGGGTCGCCAAGGTCTCCGACTTCGGCCTCTCCAAGTCCGGCTCGTCCACGGTGAACCAGGCGCACGTCAGCACCATGGTCAAGGGGAGCTTCGGATACCTCGACCCGGAGTACTTCCGGCGGCAGCAGCTCACCGACAAGTCAGACGTCTACTCCTTCGGCGTCGTGCTGTTCGAGGTGCTCATGGCGCGGCCGGCGCTGAGCCCGCAGCTGCCGCGGGAGCAGGTCAGCCTCGCCGACTATGCGCTCAGCTGCCAGCGGAAGGGCACCCTGCGGGACGTCGTCGACCCGACCATCAAGGACCAGATCGCGCCAGAGTGCCTCATCAAGTTCGCCGAGACGGCGGAGAAGTGCCTAGCCGACCAAGGCTTGGAGCGGCCGTCCATGGGCGACGTGCTGTGGAACCTCGAGTTCGCGATGCAGCTGCAGGACGCGTTCGACGGCGCCAGCGGGCGACGGCAGGCCCAAGACGACGGGAGCGGCAGTGGGCGCCCGGTGCTCGAGCCCAGCAACAGCTATGGGAGCACCGCCAGCGTAACGACGATCGGGACGTCGTCCACGTCCAGGGCGCACGACGCTTGCGTCGTAAtcgaggaggacgacgacgacatAACCAATCGCGCGGCCTTCTCGCAGCTCGTGCAACCCACCGGGCGGTGA